DNA sequence from the Polyodon spathula isolate WHYD16114869_AA chromosome 19, ASM1765450v1, whole genome shotgun sequence genome:
GGGAGTGAGTGTTAAGTGAGGAGGTGACAGCAAAACCATGGAAAATTTTAACATATGAAATAAAAGACTTTTCACCCACTCATGCATGTAAAAGCTTTTATCTTTGACATCTGACAAAGTAATTTACTTTACTGCTTTCATTTTCCCAGACTGCAGATCACttcaacatttttaaaacctttagtcAATCTTGTAGAAGGAaaggaaaagcatttttttaaataatacatttaatgcaTCCCCTCCCCCAATAAGCTTGTTTTCCATTAGACAGGGGATGTAAAGTGTCTAATACGAGCCAGATTTGGTGTGCGATACGAGTGGATGTAAACCATTTATTTCAAGCTTAAATGAGCTTACAAAAATACACTGCCTTGCATCGTTCAAGATACTGGTTTTCATCAGCTCGGTACACAAAGCGCCCAGTTTGATCTACGCAGCAGTACACTACTTAGATCTCAATGCGCCACAAGCACTGAAGCCCCTGAATAAGTCACTCACTGTTTAGACACGGTACAGAGGATCAGTCTGACCTTTTTGGGTCAAAGTgccatcacaaacaaaaaaacaaaacaggaagggTGTAAAATGAAATTACTGAACAGTAAAATGGGTATTTAGGGAAAGGGATATACAAACCTGATTCAACCCGTCTGGAACAGAGCCTAATTACGCCATGGCCATGAAACATGCTTCATGCTTCATGTTTCAACACCCTTGTAGTCTATTCGAACTCAAGACACTGAGATAGTCCACTTCTAGATTAAGACAGCCACATTACTGGGGGGCTCAGCGAGGCAGAATGGGTCTTCCGTTGGGCAGCCCTGCTGTGCAGTATATCGAGACTACCTGATAAGCAGAGCACACCCTTCCTGGACGGGCACAGAACACCTCCCCCTTAACAACAGCACCTTATCTGCTGTCTGccaccttatttattttttgcagtgttaAAATCAGCAGTTTTGTGAGGACTCTCGGAAAGCGCACCGAACATCTCTGTGTAAAATGTGAGTGAGGTAAGCTAGGGAGGGAAAAAGAACTCTGGTCCATTAATTTAACACATAATCAATAGTTCTTTAATATATACACGTTTACAGCCCTGAAAAAAGTGTTAAATGAACTTGCTGGCTTAAGCTATGTGGACTTATGTGTTGGTCAATCTGCTTACCAATGAGGGTAGCCAGAGAGCAGTGTGGTACGGTGGGGGTGAACTTGATAACGATGAGGTACTCCTCTGCTCCTATTTCCTGCACCTCCACACAGCTCTCAGACACCACTTCCAGGTCCTCCAGGGTGTTGGGTTTTTCAGGGTCCCGGATTGTACGGATCACATCTGAGACAGCGACAACAGAAAGGAATCACTCGTGGAATCATGCAGGCTACACAGCTCCGTGCCAGCAGGTCTCACAGCAGCCTTTGGACTAGCAACACGCAGTACTAACCCATTAAGTGACATGCAGTGACCTCagttgaggacaggctactttgcaATTTtgtggagcatttttttttttttttaaactagcgtCTACCTgatattttcattttcactttaaaagttctgatttgtttttcaaagaaatgaatttggtacttaatgggccatataaataaacatacactGTACCATTGCATGCGTTTTTGATGCAACTATCAGTTCCTTAAATTATGGCTCTGCTGTCCTcgataataacaaaaacaaacagcagctccgTTCAAATACATTACTGTTGCTTAGTACTGAACCATTTTCAACTGCCATCAGGCTTTTGTGTACAactcaaataaaagaaaacagtgtaCACACGACTGTAACTATAAcgaaagtatttttttgtaaatcaagaCATGTCAAGTTATTGCATGATTAAATATACTGCTACCTATGGAGGGTGGTATCCTTGCGAGAACCCCCATTTACAGTAACACGTTTCCTCCTTGTTAATAACACGACTAGCATCAGCACTGCACACGACTTTCTGTGGATTTTTCCACAACTTTTTTCTACAGCCAGTTAGTTACCATAAACTTCTAATGCTTTCTCTTCCATCTTCTTGGATCTCTGCGCATTATCCTTCTTAGAAAGACCGGACAGCAGGAAAAGTTTGGCTAAAGTATATGAAACAAGCCCATACGTAGCTTCCATCTTCCAGCTCCGCCATGTCGCGGCTGCCCGCTGTCACACTGACCTGCTTTCACTAACTCGTGTAGGCAGCAGCTGCCAAGTACCGAGCTCATTCAACTGCGTCCACCCGAGATACGCAAAACAGCTAAGATACAGGGGCCAAAGCTCtgtttttaatagagaaaataaagGATGGATTTTGTTATTGCTTTACCCTCGTATGTAGCGGCGCCTGTGGCAAGCACATTTGTATTCAAACTTAACTGTCTCCTTTAGGATCGATTTCATCGTATGTCATTTGCTTTTCTTTGTAACTACAAATCCCGCCTACCTCGCTTGTGAttggacattgtttttttttttttttgaggtggaTACATTTACAGCGTTCGTTTGGTTAGAGTCGATGTCAGTCAAAGCTGTCGAAAAGAGGAACGGGATGTAAATATGATAGgaaaaatgtgttatgttattggAACCATAATAGCAAAAACGACAACAAACTAAAATCATAATTATACAAGGGAGGCGCTTAGCATACTGCTGGGGTGTATAGTGTAGGGACTAGAACATTTCAGGCAACAGTTTGGTTTGTGTGAAATCGTTAACAAGTTTATAGCGAATTCCCTGTCAGTATATTATTagatacagtattattaaaaaaaaaaaaaaaaaaaaaaaaaaaaaactttattttgagAGTATGTGACGTTTGCCGTAACCAGTATAGACTCAAAGTATACTTTTattatttgcaatttaaaaacaaaaatgacatggGTTTCTGCATAGTCAAATTGCTGATTATTTTTTACGAAACTCACCAAACATGATTGACGATTCGGTGTTGAAGAATGGCGGTCTTGAAGTCCTGCTTTCATCTGAGCAATCATGTTGTGAACATGTAAAACACACACTGAAAGCAAAAGTTACAAAAGGCTTCTCAACGCTCTGCTGTTTAAATGCTAACAAGGGACTTGACTTTACTGATATTTTTGACAGTGGACAACAGTGCAACGAGAGAAGCGTTGAAGGTAACTTCACAAAGTAagt
Encoded proteins:
- the LOC121294643 gene encoding cytosolic iron-sulfur assembly component 2A-like isoform X1 yields the protein MEATYGLVSYTLAKLFLLSGLSKKDNAQRSKKMEEKALEVYDVIRTIRDPEKPNTLEDLEVVSESCVEVQEIGAEEYLIVIKFTPTVPHCSLATLIGLCLQVKLQRCLPYKHKLEIYISEGTHSTEEDINKQINDKERVAAAMENPNLREIVEQCVIEPDD
- the LOC121294643 gene encoding cytosolic iron-sulfur assembly component 2A-like isoform X2 gives rise to the protein MGVLARIPPSIDVIRTIRDPEKPNTLEDLEVVSESCVEVQEIGAEEYLIVIKFTPTVPHCSLATLIGLCLQVKLQRCLPYKHKLEIYISEGTHSTEEDINKQINDKERVAAAMENPNLREIVEQCVIEPDD